From the Aspergillus puulaauensis MK2 DNA, chromosome 1, nearly complete sequence genome, the window CGTCCCGTAAGTCGGGGTATATCAGTGAGAATGTTTCATACGTATTCAAAAGCCAGGCGTGCCAAGGGGCTTGTCGTCCATACTcgaagttggaggagaaaatCAAGCTGAAGATGTGACATGAGGTGCAAGGGAATGGGCGATCCATGGGAACAATGCCCGTGCGGCTCATGCTGGTCGAATAGGGCAGGGACTATAACAGCTTTGTGCTCTCCTCCATTTCTATCCACATGAGTAATTGAACTGTAGGTATGGAATATGGATGCAGCAAGCATGGCATTTCCAGCCTGGCAAACGGGCCTGTGCACTAATGTCCTCAAGGTGAGTAAACTACGTACTTGGTCCTTGGTATCCGTAGGATACAATAAGGTGGGCGAGAACCATGACCcgtataattttttttcattttttttacTGAACCGAAATGTCGATTATCTTGATTAGGGACACCGGGATCAAGCAGGCATCAACATACCGGATAAACTTAGTTTTTGGCTAGGCTAGCGATTCACGGCTCTCGGAGTCTCGAAGCATCTGTCGTTTCAAGGCCAAAATGGTCCACCAGGGCAAATCCTGTAATTGTTACTTTCTGGACCAAGTGGCCTTAATTAACACCCGACACCAAGTTTCGCGGTAGTGTAAGCGCAAATGTTCCTGCTTGTGGATTTTGGTGTTTTAGTCTCGTATACAACATACAATCACGGATGCGAGACTAGGGAAAATATGATAAAGGGTGACTGCAATTGAAGTAAGGTAGTTTAATACATAGCTGAGACCGAGAGAGGCCACATATCCGAAAATCCGAAGGCGTAAGCCACGTGATCTGTTCCTTCGTTTCAGGGCTCTTACCCCTAGTACCAATCTTACAACAAAGAATCATTATATACCGTACGGATACCTTACACCCCACTGACTGTGCCTCCCTCTTGTTCTGGACCGAGTCCAGGCTTAACGAGTCAACAGTCATCAGTAAgggaataaataatatttcgCCTCTCGGCATAAAGAAGTCAATTATCTTGCATGGCATTGACTaataaaaagcaaaaattaaaaaagtaaatttaAATGGAAgatctaaatattattttaactTAGAAAATTTATTAACGAAGTCGATTATGGATATGATAAAGCATAAATTGTTGTAGTTAACTAAGTTAACTGAATTAACTTAACTAGCTAGTTAGATACATTTGTTGTGCTTGTCCTGAGCATTATAAAACCCAACAGCTGTGATGAAAGTAAGGCGATCATGATTACACTGAATGGTTACTATCTAGCCAACTCAATCGAGATTGTAACTTGCACGACCTTGAACTTCGCAGCTGAGGCTACTGAGGCACCTCGCTACCGCTGTTGGGGGTAACCATTCTAATGCAGAATGGGCCCGGATCTGCCGTCTCAATGGCATCATTATGTGTGACAGTAATAGTTAACTAATGGCAGTAAATTCTACGTAACCTCAAGGGCTTTGGACTCCGCTAGTATTTGGTGTGCCTGGTGATCCCTCTCGCAAACAGAAAAGAACCATAATTGAGGCGATAAGTCGTCCTAAATGTTCGCCAAACTCATAAATGCAAGTGCACGAGTCAGCCCTAGAAGCAGATGCGTCCACAAGTAATCCATTGGCGGACAGGCGGGTCAGGGCCCCAGGGGCTGAGGGGAGGCTTTGGGAAGCTCAAGGGTTCCTTTGCTTAATGACAACGTGTTACTCTAATAGGCGGGCTAGGCGTCAGGGTCTTAGTACCTGGTCACCGAAATCTCCAACAACAGGAGGGCTGTGAATAAGAAATCTTAGCTCTAAGGCACTGCAACCTTGACAGATgagtttaattaatatttctggGCTCAACCAAAGAACAAGGAAGTCGATCTTGATGTTTATCCTTCTACACTTACTCCGTACAAGTAACAGTTCGGCGTCTTGTGCAAGGACCAACTGTACAATAACCATCAGGTACCGTATCTTACCAGGAGCAATTTCTCAGGGGAGCCGCCTTTCCGGGCTGGGAGATTAACTGGCCAAAATTACCAGAATTACCAAAATTACCACCTGTAAATCACGCCCATGGCTGCTGACGCCTCCCTACGCTTGGCAAAACTTCGACCATCCCCGTCCCCAAAATCATTCCTTCGAGCCTTCAAACTCCATCGGACGTCTTCCGCAGCTTCTCGGTCTTCGACCTGGCCTCACCGTTTCCTCATCCCGATTGATGTCCCGGTCGCCGCCCCCCAAATTATCGACCTCTGTGTCTAGGGCCATTGTCGCTTGCGTTGATTTCAACGCCCTTCCAGTCCTCTGCTCAGTCAACTAGGAAAAGTGCAGAGAAAGGAGGCTTGCCTCCGGCCACTCGTTCATTTCTGCTTTTTGCACAGATTTATTTCACCTCCTCCCTTCGTCTGTTAATATTAATCGTCGCACCCCTGTCATTGTCAGCATTGACGACCAGCACGCCTCCGAATCGATCCGTTCAAAAGCCGTTACTCGCGTGCGGCAGATATAACTTGAGACGGAATCATCGGAATAGTTGCGGTTTGCCTTCCAAACTCACACAACTTCGGGCAGGTGCCCAACCGTGTTGATTGGAATTCGATATCGTTCTCGCGGATCGACCCAACCTGGGCACGCTTGCACCCATGGGCCTCGTTCAACGAGTTCAAAAATGGTtgccctcaacaccaagtcTTCCTTTGGATGACTCGTCCTATGAAAAAGGCCAGAAATCTTCAAGATTTGCATTTTTCAGGCGCAGGATACGGTTGAAGGGCAACTCATCTATTTCTGTACCCCTAGGGtttgttttattatttccaTGCATTGTAATAGTCCTGATTTTGCTGCTCTTCGTCCGACATCCCGCCTCGCCAGGGGGCATCCTAATACCAGCGGGCACGCCGCCATCTATAAGGTTCGTGCGCTCTCATATCGCATGGGAGGTCAATGTTTATTCTGTTGCTAACGATCTGCCCTCACAGAAAAATAAGCGAAAAATATGATAAAGTTTTCGCAACGGGTTGTCTTCCGGTTGAGAGGACAGATGGCCCCCGTGCGAATGCGGCCTTCGTTGTGCTGGCCAGAAACAAGGAAGTAGATGGCGTTATCCAGTCAATGAAGTCCATCGAACGGCACTTCAACCGCTGGTACCGCTACCCCTATGTCTTTTTAAATGACGCCGAATTCGACGATAACTTCATCAACACCGTCAAGAATTATACAAGCGCTCCCGTAGAGTTCGGGAAGATCGACGAGTCAATGTGGGGTTACCCCAGCTGGGTTGACCACGAGGTTGCTAAAGAAGGTATTCGGAAACAAGGAGATGCCGCAATCATGTATGGTGGTATGGAAAGCTATCACCACATGTGTCGGTTCTATTCTGGGTAAGCCGTTACGCTTAGTCCATGCTGTTTGAAATGCTAATCTCTCCTCAGATTCTTCTACAACCACCCTCTACTCTTGAAGTATGAATGGTACTGGCGGCTAGAGCCCGAGATTACATACTTCTGTGACATCACCTAGTAAGGATACATTTTCCAATGTTTGCATTTTACTGTTACTGACGGATGGATCAGCGATCCCTTCATCAAAATGGCCGAGGCCAATAAAACATACGGATTCACCATTGCTGTCAAGGAACTTCGCGAAACCGTCCCGAATATCTTCCGTTATGCCTCTGCGTacaagcggaagaagaacattAAATCGCAAGGGTTATGGGAAATGTTTCTTGAGCCCATTGAGGAACCGAAACTCGAAGACGAGCAACCAGAGACTCTTCCTGAGGAAATCCTCATTACCGAGCCCGGCGAGACGAATGAAGTTGACCCTGAAACCATGGAAGGAGAGAGCTATAACATGTGTCATTTCTGGAGTAACTTCGAAATTGCACGCCTGGATTTCTTCCGGAGTAAAGAATATGAAGACTTCTTTGAGATGATGGACCGGAGTGGTGGCTTCTGGATGGAGAGAGTGAGTGACCCTGTTAATTGCTTTCACTACCCTGTTGACTAACGATATTGCTCCAGTGGGGTGATGCACCCATACATTCACTTGCCGCTGGCATCCTCCTGTCACCCAGTGATATCCACTATTTCCGTGACTTCGGCTACCGCCACACCACAATCCAGCATTGCCCTGCAAACGCTCCCGCGCGACAACTGCCGCGTATCCCATACCTAGAAGAGACAACCGAAGATGAGAAGGCGCGTATAGAAGAGGACGAGTATTGGGCCAACCCTGATCCTGTTAAAGAGAACGGTGTTGGCTGCAGATGCAGGTGTGATACAGACAttgtggatgttgaaggCAAACAAGGCAGCTGTCTCGCGGAATGGGTGGATGTTGCTGGAGGGTGGGCATCTCCATAGACACGGCCTGCTATAATATTCATTGTATAATCTTCACGTCGTCATTTCCGTATCTACTTGTTCGGCTATGAGCATCACTCGGGTCGTCGTTGGAGTTATTATTTTTGTTTGAGCCTACCTGTTACGTTGGCTGTGGGGTTGTGGGCGgcgttttcttttcttttttttttacggATATGACGACTTCTTCTCTAGAAGATGCGTGGCCATTATCATCAATATCGACAAATCATCTAGCGTGTTTTGTGTATTTCACTTGGAGACTTCATTTATCTCTTTGGGGGGGGCGGGGGTTCTTTCTATTGTTCCCGACTTTGCTGGACATAAAGACTCGCGGGGTTCGAAATTGGTATTCGAAATTGGTAGCTGTACGGATCATATAGAATAGATGTAGTGGAGTGCATAGGACGTCTGCTTGATTATTATGATAAACCGAAAGGCAGCTTGTTCCTGTTGCCCATTATACAATGGCCT encodes:
- the KTR5 gene encoding glycosyltransferase family 15 protein (CAZy:GT15;~COG:G;~EggNog:ENOG410PFFX;~InterPro:IPR029044,IPR002685;~PFAM:PF01793;~TransMembrane:1 (i48-71o);~go_component: GO:0016020 - membrane [Evidence IEA];~go_function: GO:0000030 - mannosyltransferase activity [Evidence IEA];~go_process: GO:0006486 - protein glycosylation [Evidence IEA]), with product MGLVQRVQKWLPSTPSLPLDDSSYEKGQKSSRFAFFRRRIRLKGNSSISVPLGFVLLFPCIVIVLILLLFVRHPASPGGILIPAGTPPSIRKISEKYDKVFATGCLPVERTDGPRANAAFVVLARNKEVDGVIQSMKSIERHFNRWYRYPYVFLNDAEFDDNFINTVKNYTSAPVEFGKIDESMWGYPSWVDHEVAKEGIRKQGDAAIMYGGMESYHHMCRFYSGFFYNHPLLLKYEWYWRLEPEITYFCDITYDPFIKMAEANKTYGFTIAVKELRETVPNIFRYASAYKRKKNIKSQGLWEMFLEPIEEPKLEDEQPETLPEEILITEPGETNEVDPETMEGESYNMCHFWSNFEIARLDFFRSKEYEDFFEMMDRSGGFWMERWGDAPIHSLAAGILLSPSDIHYFRDFGYRHTTIQHCPANAPARQLPRIPYLEETTEDEKARIEEDEYWANPDPVKENGVGCRCRCDTDIVDVEGKQGSCLAEWVDVAGGWASP